The DNA segment TGatctaaacaattcaataaaataattcactaaaaattttgtaaaactatttaaaaaatatgaaattttggttCAACCATTAAATTTCTATCAATCTATACTAATTCACAAATCTACTAGTTTAAAACCTTTTTCCGAACCGATACCCTAATCAATTTCAAATCCCAACAAATCCAATTTAAATAACCATAACAAAACAAATACATAACTTAAATGCAATAGAAGAACCACTAAGTTTAATAGAAGCATTGCTTCTAACCTCTTAAGACACTTAGTTAAATTCAACAAAGTTATAAAGCAAACAGTTCGAAAGGAAACTGTtcactaaatttattaaaacaatttcTACCCTCTTAATGCACttaactaaatttaacaaaaaaaaatacaacaaaCACCCTAAGAGGAAACTGTTCactaaatttaatagaagaattgcTTCTAGCCTATTAAGATAGTTAACCTAAGGAAAATGATTGTATAAAACAGTGACGCTATGTCATCTGTACCCTTTTTCCAATAATTTTATGCCACATAAACATTTTcatctttaaaaaaatcaattccaAATTAAAGTCTTGAAATTCAAGATAAAATTACTAATATGGCATAAGATTACAAACTTACAAATCAAACACCCAAAATAGATATTGCTCAATTAGCATATTCATACGCTTTCAACCGCACTAAACATGTGTAATTTAATAATTGGCCCTTCTCGCCAACTCTTCACCTATTTACTAAAAATActagtatttatattttaattttaaattgagcAAAGAATGTATCTTCACTCATATACAAGAGGTCTTATAACTCCTCGTCAATACGAAATTGGCAAGCTTCATCTTTCTCCGTAACTCTCCACAAGAGAGTTTACTCCTTTCATTATTCACCGCTAAGACAATCGGCTCTCTGCGCCATCTTAAACGAAGTAAATCGACCAACACTACTATAACTTCCGCTTGTCTGATCTTTGCATCAACAAGCTTAAAAGCAATCCAAGTTACCAAAATGGTATGCCAACTAGTGTGAAAATATGAATATCAAGCAACATAATTGAGGAGAATATTGAGAGTCCAAAACAGATCCAAAATCAATTCGACTCGTAAATAGCATATTTAAAGCAATATTAACGAGAAAAAAATTGATCGCGACCTTCAAATCTTTTATCTGATGCTCTGCCAACTGAGCTATCCACCATATAAGTGTTAAAACCATTTCTGCTGGTATAAATCTTATTTGCAGTTTATCCAATGGTATGCTAAATTCAGTTTCCTTCTACCTTGACTAAAACTATTGTACAGACTAACCCGACTCCAATTTAGATTGATACAGATCATACCATAGATACATTGAATGCCAAATTTTCATTTAACCttataatattgttaaattttaataatcGATCGTAGCTTATTAGATTTTTCTATCACCCAGAAATTTAGAGAGGTTGACAAAATCgaaaggatttaaaaaaaaatatagcgAAGAGAGTACGTAAGAGGTGCGAGTTCAAACCAGAGCCTCAATGGGTTGATAAGCTTGAGAAGACGACAAAAAACGAAGGCAAAGAAGCTCCGATCATGGAAGCAGAGAAAGAGAGTAAGCTATGAAGTGTGGAGTTGCGGAGAAGAAGAAACATGGCAGCGGAGGAAGAGGGGCGCTGTTTGTTTGGCACCTTACCCAATTAATCATCTAAATACTTGTctggaaaaacaaaaattataatgcGGTGAGCGTGGATCGAACACGCGACCTTCAGATCTTCAGTCTGACGCTCTCCCAACTGAGCTATCCCCGCAGATGAATCATGTCCACTTTCGCCTGAAATTGTTTTACATACAAACAGATAACGAAGTAGAGAAATTGATAAAACAATATGATAACATTTAAGCGTTCTTAAATCTTAATGCATCATCTTTCAAAGAAAATGCAGATTGAAAGGATCTAAAAGAAGAGAGTACCAAAGAGATGAGAGTTTAAACAAGAGATTGAATGAGCTTTGTGCATTTTTGCAGCTACTTCAATGTTAACAATGCTGAATCACTTACGAAGCCGACGAAAATGAAATCAAAGAAGCTCCGAGCTTGGAAGGAGAGAAAAAGAGATCGACTCTGAAAGTGTCAAGTTgcagagaaaaagaagaagatggtGGACGAATAGGCGAAAATGGCGCCAATGAAATGTGTTTGACGctttatcaaattaatcaaatATTTGCTTCGCAAGCCAAAATTATTTTCCcgctttattatatatttttttttggatattCGAATAGCTTAGACTAAATTCAAAATTGAAATAACTAACGAGTGCGAGTCAATTCACTCGATTGAACATCCTcttatattgacaataatatccATATCAATCGAGTTAAAATTTGATCAACAACcatcaagtctatttttaaatgagataaaacaagaaaaaatggagaaaataaaaaaaaattgagttcaatttgatttttaaaatcggttccattataatttaaatgtgtttaattcaatttgatttttgatttactagttaaaaaatttaattagcaTAACTGAAtcaatattctaattttattaaataattttaaaaaaaattaaaaaccaagaagaagaagaagaagtaataAACATTCAAAGTAATGTCacccaaaattaaatataatagtcGATACtacataaaaatgaaataaaggaAAACGCTGATACTAATGTAAAAACATATTCTTTAACATGctaatttacataaaaatatatattcctTAATTGATCTAACCGATTTGGAAGATCTGATTAAATAAACCATAAAAATTCGTAAAATGATTCAACTGGTCCATATCAATTCGCAGCTCTACTAGTCTAAAGCCTTTTTCCGGACCGGTATTCTAACCAGTTCCTGGTCAAACCAATCCAGTTCAGATAACTATAATATAGATTAAATGCAATCCAAGTTACCAAAAATGGTGTTCCAAGTTCCAACTAGAGTGAAAATGTGAACAACAAGAAGCAAATGAAAGGAACAAATTCTTATTTATGAATATAACTTAAATTATTCAAGCACACTACCACACACGTCAGCCAATTCATATATCCCAATCACCAAGTTTCCCTTTTTAACTAaacacataaaattaaataatgaatccaatccctaaaaaaaacaaaactactTAAAAAAAGGGGTCAAAATTCAGTTCCACTCCATATTTGGAGGGATTTATGTAAGAATTCTACACAACCCAGAGAGAGCTATGGAGTAACAAACTAACAAGCCAGTCCCCCTTtacccctcttttttttttctagttcaaGTGTCTAAGTAGAGCTATAACATCTCTCCTGCTGTTATTATTTTAGCTTACCTGCTGCTGATGACTGCCGTAGATTGGATAAGCCCCATATGCGGTGGCTGCAGCCGCGTACATGCCTAAGCCATTTGGTGGTGGCAAAGCATAGCCGTAACCATCGTAGACCTGCCCTCCATAGTAAGCTCCACCCCACTGGTTACTGTAATCAGGCCTAAACTGCAATATCACAAAATAATAGGTTAGGAATAATTCACCATAGCTTTCTTAAGGTGAATGTACTTGAGAGGGCCTTCAATTTGTACTACTAAAAAGAATCGAATAAGACCAAACTggaataaaattaacatttactgtttcaaaaaatataatttattgtttaacagagagtatttttaaagtttttatagttCTATAAATAAAATCTTCTATTTGCAATTGTttgcaattgaaaaaaaatttcaagatatTTTCTAAACAATAAATGTTAGCTTTGATACAATTtgcaattatttgattatttttaatagtatagagactacattaatccatttaataataaagaGACTAATTTGATCCAATCCCTATAATACTTGGACCTCCTAGGTACTTTAACCCTTTCTTAATGGTGAAAGGGGAACTGGATAGAGAATAGAGACCTGTTTATTTGCTGGATTGCGACCCCAAGAGAGACGCACTGTTTGCTTGCCGATATTCGTTTCATTCAACTTCTGTAATGCCTCCTCAGCATTGTTCCTGTTAAAGACTCAACAGTAACTAGATCACACCTTTAATATAGTAGTCTTCTATAGGCAAAAGCAAAAAAATTATAGCCAAAACTTCACCTGTTGGCAAATCGTACAAACCCACATCCTTTTCCAACAGGTATTTTAACAGAGACCAATTCACCATACTGAGAGAAAGGCTGCCTGAGATCTTCCTCGGTCACATTAGGGTCAAGCCCTCCGACAAAGATCtgtaataaattttgattagacAAAGGAGGTACAGATTTTGGTCCTCCTAAGAGTTAAAGCCAGAAGAAGCTTAAAAACTTACTGTTGTATTTGAAGAATCTCCATCAGATTGGGTTGAAGCACCATTTGATGCATAGCCACCttccaagaaaaaaaagaacgcGAATGTATCAAGCAAAATCCTTAAGGCTTTTATACTGTAACGGTTAAATTTGCCTTCAGTGGTCGAAAATAGATGGGGCCAGAATGAACAACAAAAGGTTTGCAAGGTTGCAATTATAAAACCAGGTAAATAAGCATCTGGAGCAGGCAATTATCCGAGCACTCACATTATTTTATAATGCCAATCATGAAATTGCCACAAAAGTCAACTTTTCTattaaacaaaatgaaaagaaaaaggaatgaaaGAAGTTAAAGATTCATTATTAGACATAATTCAACTTAAAGTATGTTACGGTCATGAAACAATAATGGAATTTGTCAATCACACATTATCAAAATTTGAGATAACCCAATTAGCTTCTCTCATAGAATACAAATCTATGATGGtttcgattttaaaaaaaatcaagtcgGTATAATAACCTTTATATTTCTTCAAAACCAACAACGAACTAGTCCTTACTGAAAGCAACATACGAAATAGCTGAGCAACTTTTAACAATTCCTATGATATTTTATTgctcataaaagaaaacaaaaatcgtGACCCTTGAAATTCAGCTGTGGTCACTGATGATGCTATTTTATATTGCATGAAAAAAGGTACTTACAAATAGAAATGTTAGGAAGGCATAAACCCCATCAAAAGAGGCTAGTGTGAGTTTGGATGGGAGGTGCGATGCGGTgcatttaacttactttttgtctcacgctacagtatcactacagtatctaatctcaccaccaccgctgtttttacactaacagcAGGTAAACGCGCCGCCCATCAAAACCCATACTAAACCAAGTTGCCCAACAGAAAAGGAAAAGCCAGATATGTAAGAACTTTGTTACACTAAAAACAAACAGAAAAGTAGCATTTTATTGCCCCAAAAAGCTATGATTTGATGTCAACAAAATCTAATAACCAAAAGAAAGACAGCTTAGATAAATCATAAAGTGTCTCAGAAGGAATCACTGATCTGCTAGGTTTGAAATTTTAAGTCAAAGTAAGGGAAGCAGCACCAAATATGAAAGGGCAAGGTGAGGCAAGACTCAGATAAACTTTTTACATCTACAACTACAAAGCAtcctcaaagaaaaaaaaaacaaagaaatgcAAGCAGCAAGAAACAAAATGTAAAAAGATACGCACTTGTAGCAATAAAGGTAGCtccttaactaaaattttaagatgtacCAATCCTTTAAAGCTTAAACagaacaaataaagaaaaagcacgtttaataatcaaatacccTGTGAAGAATATTGCTGTTGATACCCTGATGACTTCCTGGGAGTTGCAGCACCAATACGCATAGGCCTGCTTGAACAATATGCACCATTCATTTCAGTCATGGCTTGGGACCTTTCAGTATCATCCCCAAACCTCACAAAACCATAACCCTTTGATCGACCAGTATTAGCATCAATTACAACTTTTGCAGCTTTAACAGAAGGATATTTACTAGCAAAAGTTTCATGCAATAGGCCATCAGTAACATCTGCAGCTAAATCTCCTACA comes from the Gossypium hirsutum isolate 1008001.06 chromosome A06, Gossypium_hirsutum_v2.1, whole genome shotgun sequence genome and includes:
- the LOC107940327 gene encoding polyadenylate-binding protein RBP47 isoform X1, translated to MQQNGGSDSQTEQNQRPQQQQPPPQPHPQWVAMQYPPTAAAAMVMQHQMMQPQHFVAPPPPPPQHYVPYHHQYHHQGHAPSQQQQQGSGGGGENKTVWVGDLHHWMDENYLHSCFASTGEIVSIKVIRNKQTGLSEGYGFVEFFSHATAEKVLQNYSGMFMPNTEQPFRLNWATFCTGEKRSENGPDLSIFVGDLAADVTDGLLHETFASKYPSVKAAKVVIDANTGRSKGYGFVRFGDDTERSQAMTEMNGAYCSSRPMRIGAATPRKSSGYQQQYSSQGGYASNGASTQSDGDSSNTTIFVGGLDPNVTEEDLRQPFSQYGELVSVKIPVGKGCGFVRFANRNNAEEALQKLNETNIGKQTVRLSWGRNPANKQFRPDYSNQWGGAYYGGQVYDGYGYALPPPNGLGMYAAAATAYGAYPIYGSHQQQVS